The genomic region ATCGATGTGAATAGCGGAAATCGCAAGCCTAGCGAGAAGAATCAGGAACAGAACGCCTTGGAGACCAATATGGAATGCGCCAAGGAGATCGCTCGTATCCTCAAATTGAGGGACATGGGCGGCATCATCGTGATCGACTTCATCGATATGCAGAAGCGGGAGAACCGCAAAGCACTCCATGAAGAGCTTAAAAGACTCCTCAAACAGGATAAGGCCAAGAGCAATGTGCTGGCCCCGAGTAGATTCGGACTGGTGGAGATCACCCGTCAGCGAGTCCGTCCAGAAACGGATATCAAAACATCGGAGAAATGTCCTACCTGTAATGGTTCAGGAGAGATCGAAGCGAGTATCCTGTTGACTGACGATATCGAGAACATGCTCGAGGCCATAGCACCCAAGTGCAAAGGCAAGGAATTGGCACTATGTGTACATCCATATATCGAGAGCTATCTGACCAAGAACCATGGAACCTTCTGGAAGAAGAAGAACATCCAGAAGGATTGGAGCAAGAAGTACGGGGTCGATCTCAATGTACGGGCGGTAGGATCCTACACGCTTACTGAATTCCGATTCTTCGATACCGAGGATGAAGAGGTCACCGACCGGTGATCTTCCAACGCGGGGTTTAACTTTGTCCAAACTCAGACTATGAAGACGAGCTCTATGACGGGTTTCGGCAAGGCCGAAACATCTACTTCCAATGAAAAAGTGGTCATAGAGATACGAGCGCTCAACAGCAAGCAGCTCGATATGAATCTCAAACTGCCGCAGATCCTGAAGGAACTCGAGATGCCCATGCGGTCCCTTCTCACCGAACGACTGGTACGAGGCAAGGTCGAGCTCAGCGCTAGCTTAGAAGGCGGTATGGATAAGAAAGCATCCATCAATGAGAACCTGGCCAAGGAGTATCATCAACAACTGGAACACCTTTCCTCAGAATTGGAACTGAAGCCTGGTTCTACGGACATTCTTGCCTTGGTGATGAAGATGCCAGATGTACTTCAGACTGAGAAAGGAGAGCTAGGAGAGGAGCTCAAAGAAGCGATCATGCATACTGCAGAAGAAGCGGTCTCCAGGCTGATTGAGTTCAGACAGAGTGAAGGAGCATCTCTGGACAAGGACCTGCGTTCGCATATCCACAGTATTTCAGACCTTCAAGAACAGATATCCCCGCATATCGATATACGCATAGACCGCATCAGGGAGCGTATTCAGAAGAACATGGAGCAGCAGATGGAGGGCAATGATTACGATCCATCGCGATTTGAACAAGAGATCATCTATTACTTGGAGAAATACGATGTATCGGAAGAGATGACCCGCCTGCAAAAGCACTGCGAGTACTTCATAGAGACCCTGGATCTAGAAGGATCCAAGGGAAAGAAATTAGGCTTCATCGCTCAAGAGATCGGTCGTGAGATCAATACCCTCGGAGCAAAATCCTATGATTCGGATATGCAGAAACTGGTGGTCCGGATGAAGGATGACCTGGAGAAGATCAAGGAACAAACACTCAATGTCCTCTGAGAACGGACATACGGAAAAAGGAAGATGCATCATCGTCTCCGCTCCATCCGGAGCTGGAAAGACCACTATTGTCCGTTACCTGCTCGATCAGGATCTGGGACTGGAATTCAGTGTGAGCGCTACATCTCGCAAGGCAAGACTGGAAGAACTGAACGGTAAGGACTACCATTTCCTGTCGGTAGAACAGTTCAGGATGAAGGTGGATTCTGGCGAATTCATCGAATGGGAGGAGGTGTATCCTGAACAGTATTACGGAACCCTCGCCTCGGAGATCCAGCGCATATGGAAAGAAGGGCACCATGTCATCTTCGATGTGGATGTGGTCGGAGGACTGAACCTGAAGAGGTATTTCGGAGACAAGGCTCTGGCCATCTTCATTCAACCTCCGAATATCCAGTCACTGGAAGACCGCCTCAGGGCCAGAAGGTCAGAAAGTGAGGAGACCATGAAGCTGAGGCTGGATAAAGCGGCTCAGGAGCTTTCTCGAGCGGAGGAATTCGATGTCATCGTGGTCAATGATGACCTCTTCAAGGCCTGTGAAGAGGCGGAATCGATCATCAAAGACTTCATCTCCCGATGAGAGTTGGGCTTTACTTCGGTAGTTTCAACCCCCCGCACATAGGGCATACGGT from Flavobacteriales bacterium harbors:
- a CDS encoding YicC family protein translates to MKTSSMTGFGKAETSTSNEKVVIEIRALNSKQLDMNLKLPQILKELEMPMRSLLTERLVRGKVELSASLEGGMDKKASINENLAKEYHQQLEHLSSELELKPGSTDILALVMKMPDVLQTEKGELGEELKEAIMHTAEEAVSRLIEFRQSEGASLDKDLRSHIHSISDLQEQISPHIDIRIDRIRERIQKNMEQQMEGNDYDPSRFEQEIIYYLEKYDVSEEMTRLQKHCEYFIETLDLEGSKGKKLGFIAQEIGREINTLGAKSYDSDMQKLVVRMKDDLEKIKEQTLNVL
- the gmk gene encoding guanylate kinase — encoded protein: MSSENGHTEKGRCIIVSAPSGAGKTTIVRYLLDQDLGLEFSVSATSRKARLEELNGKDYHFLSVEQFRMKVDSGEFIEWEEVYPEQYYGTLASEIQRIWKEGHHVIFDVDVVGGLNLKRYFGDKALAIFIQPPNIQSLEDRLRARRSESEETMKLRLDKAAQELSRAEEFDVIVVNDDLFKACEEAESIIKDFISR